One Gossypium arboreum isolate Shixiya-1 chromosome 13, ASM2569848v2, whole genome shotgun sequence genomic window, taattaattaatgatattataaagtagAGATAAAATTATGCTCTATTGgcttttataaaagaaaaaaaaggaaaaaacttGATTCGCATTGTGATTACGGTTCAAATGTATTCAAACGAGTaatatttctattttttatatGGTGTGTTATAAGTAGAAGTGTTTATGAGTTGGTTTTGGTTAAGTTTATgtgtaatattaatatattttatgctCATCTAAGTTTAATCTGACTCGAGCTATGTGCTTCAAGTATTGTTCAATCTCGTTTATATTAGTAAGTGATTAATCGAATCCCATTTTGGATAAAAGTGTTCATGGGTTGAGTTGaatcaaaaatcaaatttttaaaaaattccaaGCTTGAACTAATGTTTGACTCGATCGCTCAAAAAACCTATAGTACTATTTAAACCTCAAAAAACAAGTAGATTTAAGTTGAGCTTGGGCCATGAATATTTAaacttgagcttgatcaatattTTAAACATGCTTATTCTTTTTatcctaaatttattttttgagtctataattttaccaaaattctcCAAAAATTCAGATAAGACTTCGGGCCTAGACGGTTAGACCAACCCTTAAACAAGTCcagttatgattattttaagaatTGTATTAATATAGGTTAAATCTTCTAAAAGAAAGTAGaagtattaaatattaaatttgagcGTGAtagaatgaccaaattgaaatttgACCAAAGTTCAtcacaaaaatgaaaataaaataagccACGAATCTAATTCTAAGCCAcaaaataaatactaaaaaagTCTTTTTcgctttaagaaaaacgaaaaaaaaataatataacttttaaaataaaaatcgatTTATAGTTTAATCTTAAAAAACCAGATTATCTGTTaacgagaaagaaaaaaaaaaccaatggcGCTAACTCCTCCTCCTTCGCCAAATCTTCTCCAAGTCTCAGTTAAATCTTCATCATCTCCTTGTCTATCACCGTCCGTACATTACCTTCTCTTCGGTTCTCCATGCGCCAACGCTTCCCCGTTTCTGCTTCAAAAGAGCGGGCTTCCGCTGCTTCCCGTGGCGGTGAAACCTTCTTCTTTGGAGCGGAGGATCAAATGCTTCACTACAAGATCGTACACGAAAGAAGACCGTTTGAACGAGCCGGAAACATTTTCCACCGAGGATGTCGCCGGTGGCGGTGATGAAGATGGAGGGAGTGAAGATCTGGACTTGCAGCAAAACCGTGGCTCTGCGGTTGCCTCGCCGAGGATTGCTTCGTCTTCCAGTGATTCACTCTCGCTTGGAATTCGCGAGTCTGTTTATGAGGTTTTTATTTCTTACCTTTTTCTTTATTATTGTAGGATAAGtagaattttacttttttttcggTTAAATTTTAATCTAAGAAGAAGAAGATAGTTACAAGCAATTATGTATCGTAAGATACGTAGAAtttactctctttttttcttcGTTCTCTCTTGCTTGTAATTCGTGAGCCTGTTTATGAgggttttatttattattgtaGGATAAGTAGAATTTtactcctctttttttttttgtaatttaaattttaatataagaagaagaagatagtTGCATGCAATTATGTATTGTAAGATAAGTAGAATTTTACGTTTTCTCATTAATTTTTTTCTCTCTTGCTCTTGCTTTTGCTTGGAATTCTTGATCCTGTTTTGAGGTTTCCATTTCTTATTTTCCTTTATCATTGTAAGATAAGTAGAGtgtttcttttttaaaattaatttttaatctaaGCAGTAAGAAGAAGACAGTTGCATGCAATTAGGTATTGTAAGATAAGTAGAattttacttcttttttttttcattattgtttttctctctttcttgtAATTCGTGAGCCTGTTTATGAGGTTTCTATTTCTTATTTTCCTTTATTACTGTAAGATAAGTAGAATTTtaccttctttttttctttttttctttttttccctttccTTAATTTTTAATCTAAGAAGACGACCGGTGCATGCAATTATGTATTTTAAGATAAGTAGAATATTACCTTTTTTCATTAACTTTTTTCTCTCTTGCTTGGAATTCGTGAGCCTGTTTATGAGAGACAGTTGCATGCAGTTCAGGTTTTATGTGTTAAATTTGGTTAACATTTGGTGATTATTTTTTATCTCTAAAGGTGCTAGAAGTGAAGTCAAATGGAGTAGTATCTACAAGAAAGATAAATCGACGTCAATTACTGAAATCAAGTGGTAATGTACTTttcctttcttattttattacttcTTGTTAAGCTTTACATGCAAGGAAAAGAAAATCTGCCTTTTATGACTTTATTTATTGTGGATTAATTATGTTTTTTCTGTCCTTTTAGGTCTTCGTCCTAGAGATATCCGAAGCGTTGATCCATCATTGTTTTTGACAAACTCGGCGCCATCTATTCTGGTAACTGCCATTTGCGCTATTCTATCTCAAGCTTATTCTTTCATTTGCTATGCTTGGTTCCGAAGTATTGGTTTTGAGTATCATTTTGTTTACTTTGTTTGCTTCTATTTCTGTCTAAAATGGTCTTGCCAACTCATTTTTTCCTATTCTTGCTCTAAGGTACGAGAGCATGCTATTTTACTTAATCTGGGATCATTACGAGCAATAGCAATGCGAGAATGTGTTCTTATATTCGAATATAATCGGTAATCTTTTCATCTGTGCAAATTCGATTTCACTGTTTCATCTATTCGAACTGACATTGATGAACTTGTTGCACATGTTGACCATTTTTTAGTAAAGGCGGACAGGCTTTTATGGACACATTGTTGCCTCGACTGAATAACATGAATGGAGGGCCATGTATGCCTTTCGAGCTTGAGGTTTGTGTCTTTACGAGGACCCTTTCTTTTATATGCTGATGACTGAGGTGATTTGTGTGGTGGCCACTGGTTTGTAGCTGTAATTTTAGACTTCTGTACTTTTTGAGAGACATTTAGTGTGGTACTTTCAGGTTGTTGAAGCAGCATTACTTTCAAGAACACAGCGTTTGGAGCAGAGACTGATGGATTTAGAACCTCGTGTGAGTA contains:
- the LOC108484451 gene encoding magnesium transporter MRS2-11, chloroplastic-like; the encoded protein is MALTPPPSPNLLQVSVKSSSSPCLSPSVHYLLFGSPCANASPFLLQKSGLPLLPVAVKPSSLERRIKCFTTRSYTKEDRLNEPETFSTEDVAGGGDEDGGSEDLDLQQNRGSAVASPRIASSSSDSLSLGIRESVYEVLEVKSNGVVSTRKINRRQLLKSSGLRPRDIRSVDPSLFLTNSAPSILVREHAILLNLGSLRAIAMRECVLIFEYNRKGGQAFMDTLLPRLNNMNGGPCMPFELEVVEAALLSRTQRLEQRLMDLEPRVQALLEELPKKLTVDILEQLRISKQTLVELCSRAGALRQMLLDLLEDPHEIRRICIMGRNCTLKRGTDDVECSLPLDKLIAEEEEEEIEMLLENYLQRCESCHGQAERLLDSAKEMEDSISVNLSSRRLEVSKVELLLQVGTFCVAVGALVAGIFGMNLKSYLEYHMFAFWVTTAGIIVGGVVAFFLIYSYLRARRIL